A window from Rhizosphaericola mali encodes these proteins:
- a CDS encoding SIR2 family protein, producing MDLDFDKFKRSLFISKDDKYAFLLGAGCSISSGIQSAYDCIWEWKKMIYQTSNNISNDWIENFRNKKNQEIIQNWLDSQGRFPPNGSDIEYSFYASECFAIDEDRRKYFQKICSNAQPSIGYKATALLAKVGFVDTVWTTNFDDLMRDACISQRFQAIDITLENTTRIINRTQNTSELPILKLHGDFKFGELKNTEEELKTQDEVFREKMIEYLKDKHLIVFGYSGRDHSLMNTLRELYSKDGGGRLYWCGYKENKSEAVKDLIFVANETRKRAFYVGTEGFDNAIYQIAQLLLNENNEIYNEFELLLKSDTKKVESIPFNLLPKKTNTVLKSNFFPIEFPKEVYVFEHTITGKVWEFLNENILPSKEIAAVPIGNQIWSIGNAENINKFFGSFILSKLVRKPITEIKNSSNNLIYLFLSSLCKYYSLEKNLKTDNKRKLWNESEYKIIRGHKVYSAIRLNIEIISNQFYITLNPDFHVDSKDEIHGIGLEFFHHIWNDKFNKYVSKWREILFKNSNEFDFPNKSNSGFSFKIQKNPIFTLIDDLTRSSNEIHNVPLHLIRYKGVKFREPNLIFSSNNGGKRCLEPHPMKGLVNHKPFETGIDHFLNKEVKMSILCIPEYSQKLNNFLNKLNTRIAVNNPKESYLINYEGFENIYNINLEIPNINSSDWRILEDFQLSSEIKNISNKIKENICSEILKVSASRTQKVIVIFIPNKWLKYTSFSNEYESFDLHDYVKAFCAEKGLTSQFITERTLLDYKQECQVVWWLSLSFYVKSFRTPWLVENSTTDTAFAGIGYSVDKHNKNNPIILGCSHLYTSNGEGLKYKLSKLSNDKIQWRDKKPHLSYDDAYDFGRSIINLFYESMNEMPKRVVIHKRTFFTQEEKDGICDSLLENANIQNVDLIEINFEDDVKYVSSKIKYGKTEIDGYSIARGTCIQLTSYSALLWTHGIIPSVKNQYANFYPGGRYIPKPLKVIRHYGNSTLEQISNEILGLSKMNWNSLNMYSQLPATIFSSNEIARIGKLVNHIGNSEYDYRFFI from the coding sequence ATGGACTTAGATTTTGATAAATTTAAAAGATCGTTATTCATTTCAAAAGATGATAAATACGCTTTCCTTTTGGGCGCAGGCTGTTCGATATCTTCGGGAATACAATCAGCTTATGATTGTATTTGGGAATGGAAAAAAATGATATATCAAACTAGTAATAATATTTCAAATGACTGGATTGAAAATTTTAGAAATAAGAAAAATCAAGAAATTATACAAAATTGGCTAGATAGTCAAGGCCGGTTTCCTCCAAATGGATCTGATATTGAATATTCTTTTTATGCGAGTGAATGTTTTGCAATAGATGAAGATAGAAGGAAGTATTTTCAAAAAATTTGCTCTAATGCTCAACCTTCTATAGGGTACAAAGCAACAGCATTATTAGCCAAGGTCGGTTTTGTAGATACTGTTTGGACTACAAATTTTGACGATTTAATGAGAGATGCATGTATATCACAACGTTTTCAAGCAATTGATATAACATTAGAAAATACGACAAGAATTATAAATAGGACTCAGAATACAAGTGAGCTTCCTATTTTAAAGCTTCATGGAGATTTTAAGTTTGGTGAATTAAAAAATACAGAAGAAGAATTAAAAACTCAAGATGAAGTGTTTCGAGAAAAAATGATTGAATATCTGAAGGATAAACACTTAATTGTATTTGGGTACAGTGGTAGAGATCATTCGTTGATGAATACCTTGCGTGAATTATATTCAAAAGATGGAGGAGGAAGATTATATTGGTGTGGGTACAAAGAAAATAAAAGTGAAGCAGTTAAAGACCTAATTTTTGTAGCAAATGAAACTAGAAAAAGAGCCTTCTATGTAGGTACTGAAGGATTTGATAATGCAATTTATCAAATTGCTCAATTATTATTAAATGAAAATAATGAAATCTATAATGAGTTTGAGTTACTTTTAAAAAGTGACACCAAAAAAGTTGAATCAATTCCTTTTAATCTTTTGCCTAAGAAAACCAATACCGTATTAAAGAGCAATTTTTTTCCAATAGAGTTTCCAAAAGAAGTTTATGTTTTTGAACATACAATTACCGGAAAAGTATGGGAATTTTTGAATGAGAACATCTTACCAAGTAAGGAAATTGCAGCAGTTCCAATTGGTAATCAAATATGGAGCATTGGAAATGCAGAAAATATAAACAAATTTTTTGGTTCCTTTATTCTATCTAAGTTGGTAAGAAAACCAATAACTGAAATCAAAAATAGTTCTAATAATCTCATATATCTATTTCTTTCATCATTATGTAAGTATTATTCATTGGAAAAAAATCTAAAAACGGATAATAAAAGAAAGTTATGGAACGAAAGTGAATATAAAATTATTAGAGGACATAAGGTGTATAGTGCAATTCGTTTAAATATTGAAATTATATCAAACCAGTTCTACATTACTTTAAATCCAGATTTTCATGTTGATTCTAAAGATGAAATTCATGGCATAGGATTAGAATTTTTTCATCATATATGGAATGATAAATTCAATAAATATGTATCAAAATGGAGAGAGATTTTATTTAAAAACAGTAATGAATTTGATTTTCCTAATAAATCGAATTCTGGATTCAGTTTTAAAATCCAAAAGAATCCAATCTTCACATTAATTGATGACCTTACGAGAAGTAGCAATGAAATACATAATGTTCCGCTTCATCTAATTAGATATAAAGGAGTTAAATTTAGAGAACCTAATTTGATTTTTAGTTCAAATAATGGAGGTAAAAGATGCTTAGAACCGCACCCGATGAAAGGTTTGGTTAATCATAAACCTTTTGAAACAGGAATTGATCACTTCTTGAATAAAGAAGTAAAAATGTCAATTTTATGTATCCCTGAATATTCTCAAAAATTAAATAATTTTTTAAATAAATTAAATACAAGAATAGCTGTCAATAATCCTAAAGAAAGTTATCTGATTAATTATGAAGGATTTGAGAATATTTATAATATAAATTTAGAGATTCCAAATATAAATTCATCTGATTGGAGAATTCTTGAAGATTTTCAATTATCGAGCGAGATAAAAAATATTTCAAATAAGATTAAAGAAAATATTTGCTCCGAAATACTAAAAGTAAGTGCATCTAGAACTCAGAAAGTAATTGTCATTTTCATACCAAATAAGTGGTTAAAATATACTTCCTTTTCAAATGAATATGAATCTTTTGATTTGCATGATTATGTAAAAGCGTTTTGTGCTGAAAAGGGTTTGACTTCTCAGTTCATAACAGAACGAACGCTTTTAGATTACAAACAAGAATGCCAAGTTGTATGGTGGCTTTCACTGTCGTTTTATGTGAAATCATTTAGAACACCTTGGCTAGTAGAAAATTCAACAACAGATACTGCTTTTGCGGGGATAGGATATAGTGTAGATAAACACAATAAGAATAATCCTATTATCTTAGGTTGTAGTCATTTATATACATCTAATGGAGAAGGTTTAAAATATAAACTATCGAAATTAAGCAATGATAAGATTCAATGGAGGGATAAAAAACCTCATCTCTCATACGATGATGCATATGATTTTGGACGATCTATTATCAATCTGTTTTATGAATCGATGAATGAAATGCCAAAACGAGTAGTTATACATAAAAGAACTTTTTTCACGCAAGAAGAAAAAGATGGTATTTGCGATAGTTTGTTAGAGAATGCTAATATTCAAAATGTTGATTTAATCGAAATAAATTTTGAAGATGATGTTAAATATGTATCCAGTAAAATTAAATACGGAAAAACAGAAATTGATGGTTATTCTATTGCTCGTGGTACATGTATTCAATTAACAAGTTATTCAGCTTTGTTATGGACGCATGGCATTATTCCATCCGTGAAAAATCAGTATGCTAATTTTTATCCAGGAGGAAGATACATTCCTAAACCTTTAAAAGTAATTAGACATTATGGAAATAGTACATTAGAACAAATATCTAATGAAATCTTGGGACTTTCAAAGATGAATTGGAATTCTTTGAATATGTATTCGCAATTGCCGGCAACTATATTTTCTTCTAATGAAATTGCAAGAATAGGTAAATTAGTGAATCATATTGGTAATTCAGAATATGATTATAGATTTTTTATTTAA
- a CDS encoding restriction endonuclease subunit S, which yields MSYRKLGEFIRQVNVRNKDLDIQTLLGVSNTKKMIPSIANIVGTDMSTYKIIEKRQFAYGTVTSRNGDRLSVAISEEYDKALVSQIYIVFEVIDEKTLLPEYLMMWFSRPEFDRYARFHSHGSTRESFDWEEMCEVELPVPSIEEQHKIVDQYQSVANKIKVNEQICEKLEATAQALYNHWFVDFEFPNEEGKPYKSSGGKMVFNEELQKEIPEGWEVGRVSDLVSTQYGFTDIANPNNGSAKFLRITDVVNSNIDWESVPFCNINDKEISKYLVEFGDILISRTGANVGYGKMIWRSFPKSVFASFLVRLKPNNEKFISYLNCLIISDNYKYFVLNNAEGSAQPQANANILTKMECLVPNKEIHKEFNSVIFPDFDLKENYETQNQKLTQLQSLLLSRLARGN from the coding sequence ATGAGTTATAGAAAGCTAGGCGAATTTATTCGGCAAGTAAATGTGCGCAATAAAGATTTAGATATTCAAACGCTACTTGGTGTTAGTAATACGAAGAAGATGATTCCTTCCATTGCCAATATAGTTGGAACGGATATGTCAACTTATAAAATAATTGAGAAAAGGCAATTTGCTTATGGTACAGTAACTTCAAGAAATGGTGATAGGCTTTCTGTAGCTATATCAGAAGAGTATGATAAAGCATTGGTTTCACAGATTTATATTGTTTTTGAAGTAATAGATGAAAAAACGCTATTGCCAGAGTATTTGATGATGTGGTTTTCACGTCCAGAATTTGATCGGTATGCTCGATTTCATTCTCACGGAAGTACAAGGGAATCTTTTGATTGGGAAGAGATGTGCGAAGTGGAACTTCCAGTTCCCAGCATCGAAGAACAGCACAAAATAGTTGATCAATACCAATCGGTGGCTAACAAAATAAAAGTCAACGAGCAAATTTGCGAAAAACTAGAAGCTACTGCACAAGCTTTGTACAACCATTGGTTTGTGGATTTTGAGTTTCCAAATGAAGAGGGAAAGCCTTACAAATCTTCAGGAGGAAAAATGGTTTTCAACGAAGAATTGCAAAAAGAAATTCCTGAAGGCTGGGAGGTTGGAAGGGTTTCAGATCTGGTTTCTACGCAGTACGGATTTACTGATATTGCAAATCCAAACAACGGTTCGGCCAAATTTTTGAGAATTACAGACGTTGTTAATAGCAATATTGATTGGGAGAGTGTTCCTTTTTGTAATATCAATGATAAAGAGATTAGTAAATATTTAGTTGAATTTGGTGATATATTAATAAGTAGAACAGGGGCAAATGTTGGATATGGTAAAATGATTTGGAGGAGTTTCCCTAAAAGTGTATTTGCTTCATTTCTTGTAAGGTTAAAACCTAATAATGAAAAATTTATTTCATATTTAAATTGCCTGATTATATCAGATAACTATAAATACTTTGTATTAAATAATGCTGAAGGTTCCGCACAACCACAAGCAAATGCAAATATTCTTACTAAAATGGAATGCTTAGTACCTAATAAAGAAATCCATAAAGAATTCAATTCTGTGATTTTTCCAGATTTTGACTTAAAGGAAAATTACGAAACCCAAAACCAAAAACTCACTCAACTCCAAAGTTTGTTGTTGTCTAGATTGGCGAGAGGAAATTAA
- a CDS encoding type I restriction-modification system subunit M, whose amino-acid sequence MAKASSSKSTEEILWDSANKLRGSVEPSEYKHVVLSLIFLKFANDKFWRRRQELINEHKQDFLEIPEFYQAENVFYLPEESRWTFIIENAKQEDITLKVDSALKTIERTNKSLEGALPDNYFSRLGLDQSKFSALLDTVNNIDTLKDESQDIVGRVYEYFLSKFAIAEGKGKGEFYTPKSIVNLIAEMIEPFKGKIYDPSCGSGGMFVQSLKFIENHKGNKKDISIYGQELTNTTFKLAKMNLAIRGISSNLGLKAADTFGDDQHKDLKADYIMANPPFNLKDWRAENELTDDPRWAGYKVPPKSNANYAWILNMISKLSQNGVAGFILANGALSGSGDEYEIRKQILENDLVEAIVILPRAMFYSTDISVTLWILNRNKKAHNVQVIDGEKHYRDRQHEVLFMDLRQKGEPFEKKYIQFSKEDIQTITTTYHNWQQEAWKENYENIPEFCYSASLEEIRKKDYSLVPSKYIEFVNRDESLDYNNQMQALQTDLQSLFEQEAELKQQVQNVFKELGYEL is encoded by the coding sequence ATGGCCAAGGCATCTTCCTCTAAATCCACTGAAGAAATTCTCTGGGACTCTGCAAATAAACTACGTGGTTCTGTGGAACCATCCGAATATAAACATGTTGTATTAAGCTTGATATTTCTCAAGTTTGCGAACGATAAATTCTGGAGACGAAGACAAGAGCTTATCAACGAACATAAACAAGACTTTTTAGAAATTCCAGAATTCTATCAAGCAGAAAATGTATTTTATTTGCCTGAAGAATCTCGTTGGACATTTATCATCGAAAATGCAAAGCAAGAAGATATTACCTTAAAGGTGGATTCTGCACTCAAAACCATCGAACGTACCAACAAATCTTTGGAAGGTGCATTGCCAGACAATTATTTTTCACGTTTAGGTTTGGATCAATCCAAGTTTTCAGCTTTGTTGGATACGGTGAATAATATTGATACGCTAAAAGATGAATCTCAGGATATTGTAGGCAGAGTATACGAATATTTTTTGTCCAAATTTGCCATTGCAGAAGGGAAAGGTAAAGGCGAATTCTACACGCCAAAATCCATCGTTAACTTAATTGCGGAGATGATAGAACCTTTCAAAGGTAAAATCTATGATCCTTCTTGCGGTTCGGGTGGCATGTTTGTGCAATCGTTGAAGTTTATAGAGAATCATAAAGGAAATAAAAAAGACATTTCTATTTACGGACAAGAACTCACGAATACCACTTTTAAATTGGCAAAAATGAACTTGGCAATTCGAGGGATTTCATCCAATTTGGGATTGAAAGCAGCCGATACTTTTGGCGACGATCAGCACAAAGATTTGAAAGCCGATTACATTATGGCTAATCCGCCATTTAATTTAAAAGATTGGCGTGCCGAAAACGAATTGACCGATGATCCGCGTTGGGCAGGTTACAAAGTGCCGCCAAAATCCAATGCCAATTACGCTTGGATTCTCAATATGATTTCCAAACTATCGCAAAACGGAGTGGCAGGATTTATCTTGGCAAACGGCGCGTTAAGTGGTAGTGGTGACGAATACGAAATACGTAAACAGATTTTGGAAAATGATTTGGTAGAAGCGATTGTTATTTTGCCGAGAGCGATGTTTTATTCCACTGATATTTCGGTGACACTTTGGATTTTGAACCGAAATAAAAAGGCTCACAATGTACAAGTAATCGATGGCGAAAAACATTACCGTGATCGCCAACATGAAGTTCTGTTTATGGATTTGCGCCAAAAAGGTGAACCTTTTGAAAAGAAATACATTCAGTTTTCTAAAGAAGATATCCAAACTATTACTACAACGTATCACAATTGGCAACAAGAGGCTTGGAAAGAAAATTATGAAAACATTCCAGAGTTCTGTTATTCGGCCAGTTTAGAAGAAATCCGTAAGAAAGATTACTCTTTAGTGCCGAGTAAATATATTGAGTTTGTGAATAGAGATGAATCTTTGGACTATAACAATCAAATGCAGGCTTTACAAACCGATTTGCAAAGCTTATTTGAACAAGAAGCCGAACTAAAACAACAAGTTCAAAACGTATTTAAAGAGTTGGGCTATGAGTTATAG
- a CDS encoding helix-turn-helix domain-containing protein, whose product MEEYNRKLLILHRDELLTRGDLEDFKIELLHAIRQLSKEITGTPSKLWLKSYEVRELLGISGPTLQAMRDKGTIPFTRIGGAIFYYRTDIEKMMEQFKKNPLKN is encoded by the coding sequence ATGGAAGAATACAACCGAAAATTATTAATACTTCATCGTGATGAACTTTTGACAAGAGGAGATTTGGAAGATTTCAAGATAGAATTACTACACGCTATTCGACAACTTTCCAAGGAAATAACTGGCACTCCTTCGAAGCTATGGCTTAAAAGTTATGAGGTCAGAGAATTGTTGGGAATTAGTGGACCAACCTTACAGGCGATGCGTGATAAGGGAACAATTCCTTTCACCCGTATTGGAGGTGCTATCTTTTACTATCGAACAGATATCGAAAAGATGATGGAACAGTTTAAAAAAAATCCTCTAAAAAACTAG
- a CDS encoding CHC2 zinc finger domain-containing protein: MQNEQFNFKAAKEQIDLVYYIVSLGFQYSKQNHHDYWFKSPLHEEHTASFKVDRRRQIWYDHGTGQGGDLIDFIKAFHRCDFKESLTKLQEYLGLNPSTMEAKNKQNIEQDNFENADKHIHIIAERSVQKYYLRQYIQSRHISISIAEKFLKEVDYSLKERNYTALGFANNDGGYELRNKYFKGSSMPKAPTIISLTEGKNDISQQSLSVFEGFFSILSFLELLEKDKHFTEKPDSILVLNSLSFLNKSQDLILSFGQIDMYLDGDTAGKKATKHALSWSEKISDCSHLYESFKDLNTYLVPQDLQCKEQEEPKISYGLRR; the protein is encoded by the coding sequence ATGCAAAACGAGCAATTCAATTTCAAAGCAGCCAAGGAACAAATAGATTTAGTGTATTATATTGTTTCTTTAGGATTTCAATATTCCAAGCAAAATCATCACGACTATTGGTTTAAATCTCCATTACATGAAGAGCATACCGCATCCTTCAAAGTCGATCGAAGGAGGCAAATTTGGTATGATCATGGAACGGGACAAGGCGGAGACTTGATAGATTTTATCAAGGCATTTCACCGATGTGATTTCAAGGAATCTTTGACAAAATTGCAAGAATACTTGGGATTAAATCCTTCTACTATGGAGGCAAAAAATAAACAGAATATCGAGCAAGACAACTTCGAAAATGCAGACAAACATATCCACATTATTGCAGAACGTTCCGTCCAAAAATATTATTTGAGACAATATATTCAAAGTAGACATATCTCCATTTCCATTGCAGAAAAGTTTTTGAAAGAAGTAGATTATTCATTGAAAGAACGAAACTATACAGCCTTAGGATTTGCAAACAATGACGGCGGTTATGAGCTTCGGAACAAATATTTCAAGGGAAGTTCCATGCCAAAAGCGCCAACGATTATTTCATTAACTGAAGGTAAAAATGATATTTCACAGCAGAGTTTGAGTGTATTTGAGGGCTTTTTTAGCATATTGTCTTTTCTAGAATTACTCGAAAAAGACAAACACTTTACGGAAAAACCAGACAGTATTTTAGTACTAAACTCGCTGTCTTTTCTAAATAAATCGCAAGATTTGATTTTGTCTTTTGGTCAAATAGATATGTATTTGGACGGTGATACGGCCGGTAAAAAGGCTACCAAGCATGCGCTTTCTTGGAGTGAAAAGATAAGTGACTGTAGTCATTTATATGAAAGTTTTAAGGATCTAAATACTTATTTGGTCCCTCAGGATTTACAATGCAAAGAGCAGGAAGAACCTAAAATTTCTTATGGTTTACGACGATGA
- a CDS encoding plasmid mobilization protein: protein MESSHPENRNQWLHIRFTISEMNLIKKAIASSTERKISTYARKLILGQPVILKVRNASTDDFILELNTLKRELSAIGSNFNQVVKNINTFKDSPEGKIWFPLALENQKRLIEKTGVIQEQIQQFARQWLQK, encoded by the coding sequence ATGGAATCATCCCATCCTGAAAATAGAAACCAGTGGCTTCATATCCGCTTTACTATATCGGAAATGAACTTAATAAAAAAGGCTATTGCATCCAGTACAGAACGCAAAATAAGTACCTATGCCCGAAAACTAATACTGGGTCAACCAGTGATTTTGAAAGTACGAAATGCGTCCACAGATGATTTTATTCTGGAGCTAAATACACTTAAAAGAGAACTGTCCGCCATCGGTAGCAATTTCAATCAAGTGGTCAAAAACATCAACACTTTTAAAGATTCTCCCGAAGGTAAAATTTGGTTTCCGTTGGCATTGGAAAACCAAAAAAGGTTAATAGAGAAGACTGGTGTTATACAAGAACAAATCCAACAATTTGCCAGACAATGGTTGCAAAAATAA
- a CDS encoding relaxase/mobilization nuclease domain-containing protein, with product MVAKIMVGKNMNGALNYNEIKVSEGNAALLHADGFLLPKEQLSFQNKLFVFSNRTELNDRAKSNSVHISINFDKKDALNKSELLSITEKYMNQIGFKDQPYLLYEHFDAAHRHVHVVTTNIRYDGTQIPMYNLGRDKSMKACRVLEKEYGLVNAVSKKQIELETIKAIPEKVIYGKNETKSAISNTVRAIIRDYKFTSLAEMNAVLKGFNVEAYRGEPNSKMFEKGGLTYHVLDKKGNHIGVPIKASSIYTKPTLKNMESIFQSNKTKQQPYKNSLQRRIDKLLQTPIKDRFVFQLMLKKQGVDVLFRENESMVYGITFIDHNTKSVFNGSDLGKGYTAKRILERFAESGSLEQQKQEDNYNELKNYIQNINYKTGVQKSVEQIYKDGYQLAIGQNSLGSNKYYLSFQNSENGVRAGSINRFDRYFEEGNITEKLCNHLNEYLIQNGIQQLQQYIQNLFSAQSDNYFGHITADKKKPKRKINW from the coding sequence ATGGTTGCAAAAATAATGGTAGGTAAAAATATGAATGGAGCATTGAACTATAATGAAATTAAAGTTTCAGAAGGGAATGCTGCCTTGTTGCATGCAGATGGTTTTCTGTTACCCAAAGAACAACTTTCCTTCCAAAATAAACTATTTGTTTTCTCCAATAGAACCGAGTTAAACGATCGGGCCAAAAGTAACTCTGTGCATATCAGTATCAATTTCGACAAAAAAGACGCGCTAAATAAAAGTGAATTACTTTCTATTACGGAAAAATACATGAACCAAATTGGATTTAAAGATCAACCTTATTTGCTATATGAACACTTTGATGCAGCTCATAGACATGTTCATGTTGTAACTACTAACATTAGATACGATGGCACACAGATACCGATGTATAATTTGGGACGTGACAAAAGTATGAAGGCCTGTCGTGTCTTAGAAAAAGAATATGGATTAGTCAATGCAGTATCAAAAAAACAAATTGAACTAGAAACCATAAAGGCCATCCCAGAGAAAGTCATTTACGGTAAAAACGAAACCAAGTCCGCCATTTCTAATACCGTCAGAGCAATTATTAGAGACTATAAATTCACTTCGTTAGCAGAAATGAATGCGGTATTAAAAGGCTTCAATGTGGAAGCCTACAGAGGAGAGCCTAATAGTAAAATGTTTGAAAAAGGCGGTTTAACCTATCACGTATTGGATAAGAAAGGAAATCATATCGGTGTGCCCATTAAAGCAAGCAGCATTTACACCAAACCGACTTTAAAAAATATGGAATCTATCTTTCAATCAAACAAAACCAAACAACAACCTTACAAAAATTCATTACAACGAAGAATTGACAAGTTATTGCAGACTCCTATTAAAGACCGATTTGTATTTCAGTTAATGTTAAAAAAGCAAGGTGTGGATGTGCTTTTTCGGGAAAATGAATCTATGGTTTATGGCATTACGTTTATTGATCATAATACCAAATCTGTATTTAATGGTAGTGATTTAGGAAAAGGATACACGGCTAAAAGAATATTGGAACGTTTTGCGGAAAGTGGTTCTTTGGAACAACAAAAACAAGAAGACAACTACAATGAATTGAAAAACTACATCCAAAATATAAACTATAAAACAGGTGTACAAAAGAGTGTAGAACAAATTTATAAAGATGGTTATCAGCTGGCAATAGGACAAAATAGTTTGGGCAGTAATAAATATTATCTGTCCTTTCAGAATAGTGAAAATGGTGTTCGTGCAGGTAGCATCAACCGTTTTGACCGGTATTTCGAAGAAGGGAATATTACAGAAAAGCTCTGCAATCATCTAAACGAATACCTAATACAAAATGGCATACAGCAATTACAACAATACATTCAGAATCTATTTTCAGCACAATCCGATAATTATTTTGGACACATTACTGCCGACAAGAAGAAACCTAAACGTAAAATTAATTGGTAA